Proteins from a genomic interval of Equus quagga isolate Etosha38 chromosome 11, UCLA_HA_Equagga_1.0, whole genome shotgun sequence:
- the ANKRD6 gene encoding ankyrin repeat domain-containing protein 6 isoform X1, which translates to MTSSGLEWDYYEFEPVETSSLEYATPGANSFLLPASPVNNRWSSNAISDWSVSNHTALTSEIVQDPVATEKGMKEEKDQKHPRRKARKSPRRSEREKEGDQTALHRATVVGNTEVIAALIQEGCALDRQDKDGNTALHEASWHGFSQSAKLLVKAGANVLAKNKAGNTALHLACQNSHSQSTRILLLGGSRADLKNNAGDTCLHVAARYNHLSIIKLLLSAFCSVHEKNQAGDTALHVAAALNHKKVVKILLEAGADGTIVNNAGQTPLETARYHNNAEVALLLTKAPQVLRFSRGRSLRKKRERLKEERRAQSVPRDEVAQSKGSVSAGDTPSSEQAAPRKEEPREDFLSASPEPRAKDNRQRKSRPKASAFSDPTPPADQQPGHQKNLHTHNHPKKKARHRCSPPPPPHEFRAYQLYTLYRGKDGKVMQAPIDGCRCEPLINKLENQLEATVEEIRAELGSVQDKMNTKLGHMESKTQHQMRVLDKLMVERLSAERTECLNRLQLHSDTEKQEGEKRQMSLVDELKTWCMLKIQNLELKLSGDSRASRTKSTPSTCESSTAGVDQSVVTAGPVAASDTSPQVVRPKEKALNATATHRLQQELSSSDCTGSRLRNVKVQTALLPLKEAAKCDQQAGPCIDRGTQTKKSGKSGQTRHRAQQPAPGASCGPPPAAGSEQTAPHLRDTSQALEITQYFFEAVSTQMEKWYERKIEEARSQASQKAQQDKATLKEHIKSLEEELAKLRTKVQKEN; encoded by the exons ATGACCTCCAGTGGCCTGGAGTGGGATTATTATGAATTTGAACCTGTGGAAACCAGTTCTTTAGAATATGCAACTCCAGGAGCAAATTCCTTCTTGCTTCCTGCCAGTCCTGTCAACAACCGTTGGAGCTCCAATGCCATCTCTGATTGGTCAGTGAGCAATCATACAGCCCTCACCTCTGAAATAGTCCAGGACCCTGTGGCCACAGAAAAAGgcatgaaggaggagaaagatcAGAAACACCCGAGAAGAAAGGCTAGGAAGAGCCCCAGaagatcagagagagaaaaagag GGGGATCAGACCGCCTTGCACCGGGCCACGGTGGTGGGGAACACGGAGGTCATCGCGGCGCTCATCCAGGAGGGCTGTGCCCTGGACCGACAGGACAAG GATGGGAATACGGCCCTGCACGAAGCGTCCTGGCACGGTTTCAGCCAGTCAGCCAAGCTGCTTGTTAAGGCAGGGGCCAACGTGCTTGCCAAGAACAAG GCGGGGAACACCGCTCTGCACCTGGCCTGCCAGAACAGCCACTCCCAGAGCACGCGCATCCTCCTGCTGGGCGGGTCCCGCGCTGACCTCAAAAATAAC GCAGGCGACACCTGTTTGCACGTTGCTGCACGCTATAATCACTTGTCCATCATTAAGCTCCTCCTCAGTGCTTTCTGTTCTGTCCATGAAAAGAACCAG GCTGGAGACACAGCACTGCATGTTGCCGCTGCCCTGAATCACAAGAAGGTGGTCAAAATCTTACTGGAAGCTGGAGCAGATGGGACCATTGTTAATAAT GCAGGCCAGACTCCGCTGGAGACTGCCCGCTACCACAATAATGCGGAAGTTGCTCTTCTCCTCACTAAAGCTCCCCAG GTCTTGCGCTTCAGTCGTGGGCGAAGcctgaggaaaaagagagaaaggctcaaggaagagaggagagctcAGTCTGTGCCAAGAGATGAGGTGGCACAAAGCAAG GGAAGTGTCTCGGCAGGAGACACCCCCAGCAGTGAACAGGCTGCGCCCAGGAAAGAAGAGCCCAGAGAAGATTTCCTGTCAGCCTCGCCGGAGCCCAGAGCAAAGGACAACAGGCAGAGAAAGTCAAGGCCCAAG GCGTCAGCATTTTCTGACCCCACCCCACCAGCGGACCAACAGCCTGGACACCAGAAGAACTTGCACACTCATAATCACCCTAAAAAGAAGGCCAGGCATCGatgctctcccccaccccctccgcATGAGTTTAGAGCATACCAGCTCTACACGCTGTACCGCGGCAAGGACGGGAAAGTGATGCAG GCACCAATAGATGGTTGTCGATGTGAACCCCTGATCAACAAGCTGGAGAACCAGTTGGAGGCAACTGTGGAGGAGatcagagcagagctggggtcGGTTCAGGATAAAATGAATACAAAGCTGGGACATATGGAGAGTAAGACGCAGCACCAA ATGCGTGTTCTGGACAAGCTGATGGTTGAGCGACTCTCGGCAGAGAGGACGGAGTGCCTGAACCGCCTGCAGCTGCACTCAGACACGgagaagcaggagggagagaaacgACAG ATGTCCTTGGTGGATGAATTAAAAACCTGGTGCATGTTAAAGATTCAGAATCTGGAGCTGAAGCTTTCTGGAGATTCCAGGGCCTCTAGGACTAAATCCACACCATCCACTTGTGAATCCTCCACAG CAGGTGTGGACCAATCAGTGGTGACTGCAGGTCCAGTAGCAGCTTCTGACACTTCCCCCCAGGTGGTTAGGCCCAAGGAGAAGGCCCTCAACGCCACTGCTACCCACAGACTCCAGCAAGAGCTGTCTTCCTCGGACTGTACAGGCTCCCGACTGAGGAATGTCAAGGTGCAGACAGCCTTGCTACCCTTGAAAGAGGCAGCCAAATGTGATCAGCAGGCTGGGCCCTGCATCGACAGAGGCACCCAAACCAAGAAATCTGGGAAGAGTGGGCAGACAAGGCATCGAGCCCAGCAGCCAGCACCCGGCGCCAGCTGTGGGCCGCCACCAGCAGCAGGCAGTGAGCAGACTGCCCCGCACCTTCGAGACACCTCCCAAGCTCTCGAGATTACCCAGTATTTTTTTGAGGCTGTTTCCACCCAGATGGAAAAGTGGTATGAGAGGAAGATTGAAGAAGCACGAAGCCAAGCCAGTCAGAAAGCCCAGCAAGACAAGGCCACGCTGAAGGAACATATTAAAAGTTTAGAAGAGGAACTTGCTAAACTGAGGACGAAGGTGCAGAAGGAAAATTAG
- the ANKRD6 gene encoding ankyrin repeat domain-containing protein 6 isoform X13, with protein MSQQDAVAALSERLLIAAYKGQVENVVQLINKGAKVAVTKHGRTPLHLAANKGHLSVVQILLKAGCDLDVQDDAGDTALHVAAALNHKKVVKILLEAGADGTIVNNAGQTPLETARYHNNAEVALLLTKAPQVLRFSRGRSLRKKRERLKEERRAQSVPRDEVAQSKGSVSAGDTPSSEQAAPRKEEPREDFLSASPEPRAKDNRQRKSRPKASAFSDPTPPADQQPGHQKNLHTHNHPKKKARHRCSPPPPPHEFRAYQLYTLYRGKDGKVMQAPIDGCRCEPLINKLENQLEATVEEIRAELGSVQDKMNTKLGHMESKTQHQMRVLDKLMVERLSAERTECLNRLQLHSDTEKQEGEKRQMSLVDELKTWCMLKIQNLELKLSGDSRASRTKSTPSTCESSTGVDQSVVTAGPVAASDTSPQVVRPKEKALNATATHRLQQELSSSDCTGSRLRNVKVQTALLPLKEAAKCDQQAGPCIDRGTQTKKSGKSGQTRHRAQQPAPGASCGPPPAAGSEQTAPHLRDTSQALEITQYFFEAVSTQMEKWYERKIEEARSQASQKAQQDKATLKEHIKSLEEELAKLRTKVQKEN; from the exons CATGGCCGGACCCCCCTGCATCTTGCTGCCAATAAGGGCCATCTCTCTGTGGTCCAGATCTTGCTGAAGGCTGGTTGTGACCTCGATGTCCAGGATGAT GCTGGAGACACAGCACTGCATGTTGCCGCTGCCCTGAATCACAAGAAGGTGGTCAAAATCTTACTGGAAGCTGGAGCAGATGGGACCATTGTTAATAAT GCAGGCCAGACTCCGCTGGAGACTGCCCGCTACCACAATAATGCGGAAGTTGCTCTTCTCCTCACTAAAGCTCCCCAG GTCTTGCGCTTCAGTCGTGGGCGAAGcctgaggaaaaagagagaaaggctcaaggaagagaggagagctcAGTCTGTGCCAAGAGATGAGGTGGCACAAAGCAAG GGAAGTGTCTCGGCAGGAGACACCCCCAGCAGTGAACAGGCTGCGCCCAGGAAAGAAGAGCCCAGAGAAGATTTCCTGTCAGCCTCGCCGGAGCCCAGAGCAAAGGACAACAGGCAGAGAAAGTCAAGGCCCAAG GCGTCAGCATTTTCTGACCCCACCCCACCAGCGGACCAACAGCCTGGACACCAGAAGAACTTGCACACTCATAATCACCCTAAAAAGAAGGCCAGGCATCGatgctctcccccaccccctccgcATGAGTTTAGAGCATACCAGCTCTACACGCTGTACCGCGGCAAGGACGGGAAAGTGATGCAG GCACCAATAGATGGTTGTCGATGTGAACCCCTGATCAACAAGCTGGAGAACCAGTTGGAGGCAACTGTGGAGGAGatcagagcagagctggggtcGGTTCAGGATAAAATGAATACAAAGCTGGGACATATGGAGAGTAAGACGCAGCACCAA ATGCGTGTTCTGGACAAGCTGATGGTTGAGCGACTCTCGGCAGAGAGGACGGAGTGCCTGAACCGCCTGCAGCTGCACTCAGACACGgagaagcaggagggagagaaacgACAG ATGTCCTTGGTGGATGAATTAAAAACCTGGTGCATGTTAAAGATTCAGAATCTGGAGCTGAAGCTTTCTGGAGATTCCAGGGCCTCTAGGACTAAATCCACACCATCCACTTGTGAATCCTCCACAG GTGTGGACCAATCAGTGGTGACTGCAGGTCCAGTAGCAGCTTCTGACACTTCCCCCCAGGTGGTTAGGCCCAAGGAGAAGGCCCTCAACGCCACTGCTACCCACAGACTCCAGCAAGAGCTGTCTTCCTCGGACTGTACAGGCTCCCGACTGAGGAATGTCAAGGTGCAGACAGCCTTGCTACCCTTGAAAGAGGCAGCCAAATGTGATCAGCAGGCTGGGCCCTGCATCGACAGAGGCACCCAAACCAAGAAATCTGGGAAGAGTGGGCAGACAAGGCATCGAGCCCAGCAGCCAGCACCCGGCGCCAGCTGTGGGCCGCCACCAGCAGCAGGCAGTGAGCAGACTGCCCCGCACCTTCGAGACACCTCCCAAGCTCTCGAGATTACCCAGTATTTTTTTGAGGCTGTTTCCACCCAGATGGAAAAGTGGTATGAGAGGAAGATTGAAGAAGCACGAAGCCAAGCCAGTCAGAAAGCCCAGCAAGACAAGGCCACGCTGAAGGAACATATTAAAAGTTTAGAAGAGGAACTTGCTAAACTGAGGACGAAGGTGCAGAAGGAAAATTAG
- the ANKRD6 gene encoding ankyrin repeat domain-containing protein 6 isoform X5: MSQQDAVAALSERLLIAAYKGQVENVVQLINKGAKHGRTPLHLAANKGHLSVVQILLKAGCDLDVQDDGDQTALHRATVVGNTEVIAALIQEGCALDRQDKDGNTALHEASWHGFSQSAKLLVKAGANVLAKNKAGNTALHLACQNSHSQSTRILLLGGSRADLKNNAGDTCLHVAARYNHLSIIKLLLSAFCSVHEKNQAGDTALHVAAALNHKKVVKILLEAGADGTIVNNAGQTPLETARYHNNAEVALLLTKAPQVLRFSRGRSLRKKRERLKEERRAQSVPRDEVAQSKGSVSAGDTPSSEQAAPRKEEPREDFLSASPEPRAKDNRQRKSRPKASAFSDPTPPADQQPGHQKNLHTHNHPKKKARHRCSPPPPPHEFRAYQLYTLYRGKDGKVMQAPIDGCRCEPLINKLENQLEATVEEIRAELGSVQDKMNTKLGHMESKTQHQMRVLDKLMVERLSAERTECLNRLQLHSDTEKQEGEKRQMSLVDELKTWCMLKIQNLELKLSGDSRASRTKSTPSTCESSTAGVDQSVVTAGPVAASDTSPQVVRPKEKALNATATHRLQQELSSSDCTGSRLRNVKVQTALLPLKEAAKCDQQAGPCIDRGTQTKKSGKSGQTRHRAQQPAPGASCGPPPAAGSEQTAPHLRDTSQALEITQYFFEAVSTQMEKWYERKIEEARSQASQKAQQDKATLKEHIKSLEEELAKLRTKVQKEN; encoded by the exons CATGGCCGGACCCCCCTGCATCTTGCTGCCAATAAGGGCCATCTCTCTGTGGTCCAGATCTTGCTGAAGGCTGGTTGTGACCTCGATGTCCAGGATGAT GGGGATCAGACCGCCTTGCACCGGGCCACGGTGGTGGGGAACACGGAGGTCATCGCGGCGCTCATCCAGGAGGGCTGTGCCCTGGACCGACAGGACAAG GATGGGAATACGGCCCTGCACGAAGCGTCCTGGCACGGTTTCAGCCAGTCAGCCAAGCTGCTTGTTAAGGCAGGGGCCAACGTGCTTGCCAAGAACAAG GCGGGGAACACCGCTCTGCACCTGGCCTGCCAGAACAGCCACTCCCAGAGCACGCGCATCCTCCTGCTGGGCGGGTCCCGCGCTGACCTCAAAAATAAC GCAGGCGACACCTGTTTGCACGTTGCTGCACGCTATAATCACTTGTCCATCATTAAGCTCCTCCTCAGTGCTTTCTGTTCTGTCCATGAAAAGAACCAG GCTGGAGACACAGCACTGCATGTTGCCGCTGCCCTGAATCACAAGAAGGTGGTCAAAATCTTACTGGAAGCTGGAGCAGATGGGACCATTGTTAATAAT GCAGGCCAGACTCCGCTGGAGACTGCCCGCTACCACAATAATGCGGAAGTTGCTCTTCTCCTCACTAAAGCTCCCCAG GTCTTGCGCTTCAGTCGTGGGCGAAGcctgaggaaaaagagagaaaggctcaaggaagagaggagagctcAGTCTGTGCCAAGAGATGAGGTGGCACAAAGCAAG GGAAGTGTCTCGGCAGGAGACACCCCCAGCAGTGAACAGGCTGCGCCCAGGAAAGAAGAGCCCAGAGAAGATTTCCTGTCAGCCTCGCCGGAGCCCAGAGCAAAGGACAACAGGCAGAGAAAGTCAAGGCCCAAG GCGTCAGCATTTTCTGACCCCACCCCACCAGCGGACCAACAGCCTGGACACCAGAAGAACTTGCACACTCATAATCACCCTAAAAAGAAGGCCAGGCATCGatgctctcccccaccccctccgcATGAGTTTAGAGCATACCAGCTCTACACGCTGTACCGCGGCAAGGACGGGAAAGTGATGCAG GCACCAATAGATGGTTGTCGATGTGAACCCCTGATCAACAAGCTGGAGAACCAGTTGGAGGCAACTGTGGAGGAGatcagagcagagctggggtcGGTTCAGGATAAAATGAATACAAAGCTGGGACATATGGAGAGTAAGACGCAGCACCAA ATGCGTGTTCTGGACAAGCTGATGGTTGAGCGACTCTCGGCAGAGAGGACGGAGTGCCTGAACCGCCTGCAGCTGCACTCAGACACGgagaagcaggagggagagaaacgACAG ATGTCCTTGGTGGATGAATTAAAAACCTGGTGCATGTTAAAGATTCAGAATCTGGAGCTGAAGCTTTCTGGAGATTCCAGGGCCTCTAGGACTAAATCCACACCATCCACTTGTGAATCCTCCACAG CAGGTGTGGACCAATCAGTGGTGACTGCAGGTCCAGTAGCAGCTTCTGACACTTCCCCCCAGGTGGTTAGGCCCAAGGAGAAGGCCCTCAACGCCACTGCTACCCACAGACTCCAGCAAGAGCTGTCTTCCTCGGACTGTACAGGCTCCCGACTGAGGAATGTCAAGGTGCAGACAGCCTTGCTACCCTTGAAAGAGGCAGCCAAATGTGATCAGCAGGCTGGGCCCTGCATCGACAGAGGCACCCAAACCAAGAAATCTGGGAAGAGTGGGCAGACAAGGCATCGAGCCCAGCAGCCAGCACCCGGCGCCAGCTGTGGGCCGCCACCAGCAGCAGGCAGTGAGCAGACTGCCCCGCACCTTCGAGACACCTCCCAAGCTCTCGAGATTACCCAGTATTTTTTTGAGGCTGTTTCCACCCAGATGGAAAAGTGGTATGAGAGGAAGATTGAAGAAGCACGAAGCCAAGCCAGTCAGAAAGCCCAGCAAGACAAGGCCACGCTGAAGGAACATATTAAAAGTTTAGAAGAGGAACTTGCTAAACTGAGGACGAAGGTGCAGAAGGAAAATTAG
- the ANKRD6 gene encoding ankyrin repeat domain-containing protein 6 isoform X12, with protein sequence MSQQDAVAALSERLLIAAYKGQVENVVQLINKGAKVAVTKHGRTPLHLAANKGHLSVVQILLKAGCDLDVQDDAGDTALHVAAALNHKKVVKILLEAGADGTIVNNAGQTPLETARYHNNAEVALLLTKAPQVLRFSRGRSLRKKRERLKEERRAQSVPRDEVAQSKGSVSAGDTPSSEQAAPRKEEPREDFLSASPEPRAKDNRQRKSRPKASAFSDPTPPADQQPGHQKNLHTHNHPKKKARHRCSPPPPPHEFRAYQLYTLYRGKDGKVMQAPIDGCRCEPLINKLENQLEATVEEIRAELGSVQDKMNTKLGHMESKTQHQMRVLDKLMVERLSAERTECLNRLQLHSDTEKQEGEKRQMSLVDELKTWCMLKIQNLELKLSGDSRASRTKSTPSTCESSTAGVDQSVVTAGPVAASDTSPQVVRPKEKALNATATHRLQQELSSSDCTGSRLRNVKVQTALLPLKEAAKCDQQAGPCIDRGTQTKKSGKSGQTRHRAQQPAPGASCGPPPAAGSEQTAPHLRDTSQALEITQYFFEAVSTQMEKWYERKIEEARSQASQKAQQDKATLKEHIKSLEEELAKLRTKVQKEN encoded by the exons CATGGCCGGACCCCCCTGCATCTTGCTGCCAATAAGGGCCATCTCTCTGTGGTCCAGATCTTGCTGAAGGCTGGTTGTGACCTCGATGTCCAGGATGAT GCTGGAGACACAGCACTGCATGTTGCCGCTGCCCTGAATCACAAGAAGGTGGTCAAAATCTTACTGGAAGCTGGAGCAGATGGGACCATTGTTAATAAT GCAGGCCAGACTCCGCTGGAGACTGCCCGCTACCACAATAATGCGGAAGTTGCTCTTCTCCTCACTAAAGCTCCCCAG GTCTTGCGCTTCAGTCGTGGGCGAAGcctgaggaaaaagagagaaaggctcaaggaagagaggagagctcAGTCTGTGCCAAGAGATGAGGTGGCACAAAGCAAG GGAAGTGTCTCGGCAGGAGACACCCCCAGCAGTGAACAGGCTGCGCCCAGGAAAGAAGAGCCCAGAGAAGATTTCCTGTCAGCCTCGCCGGAGCCCAGAGCAAAGGACAACAGGCAGAGAAAGTCAAGGCCCAAG GCGTCAGCATTTTCTGACCCCACCCCACCAGCGGACCAACAGCCTGGACACCAGAAGAACTTGCACACTCATAATCACCCTAAAAAGAAGGCCAGGCATCGatgctctcccccaccccctccgcATGAGTTTAGAGCATACCAGCTCTACACGCTGTACCGCGGCAAGGACGGGAAAGTGATGCAG GCACCAATAGATGGTTGTCGATGTGAACCCCTGATCAACAAGCTGGAGAACCAGTTGGAGGCAACTGTGGAGGAGatcagagcagagctggggtcGGTTCAGGATAAAATGAATACAAAGCTGGGACATATGGAGAGTAAGACGCAGCACCAA ATGCGTGTTCTGGACAAGCTGATGGTTGAGCGACTCTCGGCAGAGAGGACGGAGTGCCTGAACCGCCTGCAGCTGCACTCAGACACGgagaagcaggagggagagaaacgACAG ATGTCCTTGGTGGATGAATTAAAAACCTGGTGCATGTTAAAGATTCAGAATCTGGAGCTGAAGCTTTCTGGAGATTCCAGGGCCTCTAGGACTAAATCCACACCATCCACTTGTGAATCCTCCACAG CAGGTGTGGACCAATCAGTGGTGACTGCAGGTCCAGTAGCAGCTTCTGACACTTCCCCCCAGGTGGTTAGGCCCAAGGAGAAGGCCCTCAACGCCACTGCTACCCACAGACTCCAGCAAGAGCTGTCTTCCTCGGACTGTACAGGCTCCCGACTGAGGAATGTCAAGGTGCAGACAGCCTTGCTACCCTTGAAAGAGGCAGCCAAATGTGATCAGCAGGCTGGGCCCTGCATCGACAGAGGCACCCAAACCAAGAAATCTGGGAAGAGTGGGCAGACAAGGCATCGAGCCCAGCAGCCAGCACCCGGCGCCAGCTGTGGGCCGCCACCAGCAGCAGGCAGTGAGCAGACTGCCCCGCACCTTCGAGACACCTCCCAAGCTCTCGAGATTACCCAGTATTTTTTTGAGGCTGTTTCCACCCAGATGGAAAAGTGGTATGAGAGGAAGATTGAAGAAGCACGAAGCCAAGCCAGTCAGAAAGCCCAGCAAGACAAGGCCACGCTGAAGGAACATATTAAAAGTTTAGAAGAGGAACTTGCTAAACTGAGGACGAAGGTGCAGAAGGAAAATTAG
- the ANKRD6 gene encoding ankyrin repeat domain-containing protein 6 isoform X10 has product MTSSGLEWDYYEFEPVETSSLEYATPGANSFLLPASPVNNRWSSNAISDWSVSNHTALTSEIVQDPVATEKGMKEEKDQKHPRRKARKSPRRSEREKEGDQTALHRATVVGNTEVIAALIQEGCALDRQDKDGNTALHEASWHGFSQSAKLLVKAGANVLAKNKAGDTALHVAAALNHKKVVKILLEAGADGTIVNNAGQTPLETARYHNNAEVALLLTKAPQVLRFSRGRSLRKKRERLKEERRAQSVPRDEVAQSKGSVSAGDTPSSEQAAPRKEEPREDFLSASPEPRAKDNRQRKSRPKASAFSDPTPPADQQPGHQKNLHTHNHPKKKARHRCSPPPPPHEFRAYQLYTLYRGKDGKVMQAPIDGCRCEPLINKLENQLEATVEEIRAELGSVQDKMNTKLGHMESKTQHQMRVLDKLMVERLSAERTECLNRLQLHSDTEKQEGEKRQMSLVDELKTWCMLKIQNLELKLSGDSRASRTKSTPSTCESSTAGVDQSVVTAGPVAASDTSPQVVRPKEKALNATATHRLQQELSSSDCTGSRLRNVKVQTALLPLKEAAKCDQQAGPCIDRGTQTKKSGKSGQTRHRAQQPAPGASCGPPPAAGSEQTAPHLRDTSQALEITQYFFEAVSTQMEKWYERKIEEARSQASQKAQQDKATLKEHIKSLEEELAKLRTKVQKEN; this is encoded by the exons ATGACCTCCAGTGGCCTGGAGTGGGATTATTATGAATTTGAACCTGTGGAAACCAGTTCTTTAGAATATGCAACTCCAGGAGCAAATTCCTTCTTGCTTCCTGCCAGTCCTGTCAACAACCGTTGGAGCTCCAATGCCATCTCTGATTGGTCAGTGAGCAATCATACAGCCCTCACCTCTGAAATAGTCCAGGACCCTGTGGCCACAGAAAAAGgcatgaaggaggagaaagatcAGAAACACCCGAGAAGAAAGGCTAGGAAGAGCCCCAGaagatcagagagagaaaaagag GGGGATCAGACCGCCTTGCACCGGGCCACGGTGGTGGGGAACACGGAGGTCATCGCGGCGCTCATCCAGGAGGGCTGTGCCCTGGACCGACAGGACAAG GATGGGAATACGGCCCTGCACGAAGCGTCCTGGCACGGTTTCAGCCAGTCAGCCAAGCTGCTTGTTAAGGCAGGGGCCAACGTGCTTGCCAAGAACAAG GCTGGAGACACAGCACTGCATGTTGCCGCTGCCCTGAATCACAAGAAGGTGGTCAAAATCTTACTGGAAGCTGGAGCAGATGGGACCATTGTTAATAAT GCAGGCCAGACTCCGCTGGAGACTGCCCGCTACCACAATAATGCGGAAGTTGCTCTTCTCCTCACTAAAGCTCCCCAG GTCTTGCGCTTCAGTCGTGGGCGAAGcctgaggaaaaagagagaaaggctcaaggaagagaggagagctcAGTCTGTGCCAAGAGATGAGGTGGCACAAAGCAAG GGAAGTGTCTCGGCAGGAGACACCCCCAGCAGTGAACAGGCTGCGCCCAGGAAAGAAGAGCCCAGAGAAGATTTCCTGTCAGCCTCGCCGGAGCCCAGAGCAAAGGACAACAGGCAGAGAAAGTCAAGGCCCAAG GCGTCAGCATTTTCTGACCCCACCCCACCAGCGGACCAACAGCCTGGACACCAGAAGAACTTGCACACTCATAATCACCCTAAAAAGAAGGCCAGGCATCGatgctctcccccaccccctccgcATGAGTTTAGAGCATACCAGCTCTACACGCTGTACCGCGGCAAGGACGGGAAAGTGATGCAG GCACCAATAGATGGTTGTCGATGTGAACCCCTGATCAACAAGCTGGAGAACCAGTTGGAGGCAACTGTGGAGGAGatcagagcagagctggggtcGGTTCAGGATAAAATGAATACAAAGCTGGGACATATGGAGAGTAAGACGCAGCACCAA ATGCGTGTTCTGGACAAGCTGATGGTTGAGCGACTCTCGGCAGAGAGGACGGAGTGCCTGAACCGCCTGCAGCTGCACTCAGACACGgagaagcaggagggagagaaacgACAG ATGTCCTTGGTGGATGAATTAAAAACCTGGTGCATGTTAAAGATTCAGAATCTGGAGCTGAAGCTTTCTGGAGATTCCAGGGCCTCTAGGACTAAATCCACACCATCCACTTGTGAATCCTCCACAG CAGGTGTGGACCAATCAGTGGTGACTGCAGGTCCAGTAGCAGCTTCTGACACTTCCCCCCAGGTGGTTAGGCCCAAGGAGAAGGCCCTCAACGCCACTGCTACCCACAGACTCCAGCAAGAGCTGTCTTCCTCGGACTGTACAGGCTCCCGACTGAGGAATGTCAAGGTGCAGACAGCCTTGCTACCCTTGAAAGAGGCAGCCAAATGTGATCAGCAGGCTGGGCCCTGCATCGACAGAGGCACCCAAACCAAGAAATCTGGGAAGAGTGGGCAGACAAGGCATCGAGCCCAGCAGCCAGCACCCGGCGCCAGCTGTGGGCCGCCACCAGCAGCAGGCAGTGAGCAGACTGCCCCGCACCTTCGAGACACCTCCCAAGCTCTCGAGATTACCCAGTATTTTTTTGAGGCTGTTTCCACCCAGATGGAAAAGTGGTATGAGAGGAAGATTGAAGAAGCACGAAGCCAAGCCAGTCAGAAAGCCCAGCAAGACAAGGCCACGCTGAAGGAACATATTAAAAGTTTAGAAGAGGAACTTGCTAAACTGAGGACGAAGGTGCAGAAGGAAAATTAG